The Lujinxingia litoralis sequence CCGCCCACCTCGACGACGACCTCGCTCCCGACACGCTCGCCGGGGTCGCGGCAATGTCCAAACACCACTTCCACCGGGTGTTTCGGGGCATGTTCGGTGAATCGGTTGCCGAGCACCTGCGCCGCCTGCGCCTGGAACGCGCGGCCATCCAGGTGCGGCGCAGCGAGCGCCCCCTGCTGCGCATCGCCGTCGACGCCGGCTACGGCTCCCACGAGGCCTTCACACGCGCCTTCAAGAGCCACTTCGACCTCACCCCCTCCCAGCTTCGTGAAGCGCTACCCCCGCACTACGACCGCCGCCTGAGCTCCGAGCTCCGACCGACCCTCCCCGAGGCCCCCCTCGACGTAGAGCTGCGAGAGCGCCCCGCCACCCCGGTGATCATGCTACGCCACTGGGGCCCCTACCTTGAGATCGGGCCGGCCTTTAATCGCCTCCTGGCCTGGGCGCTGGAGCGCGGCCTCGACCCCGAGGCCATCGAGCTTTGCGGCGCCTACCACGACGATCCCGAGATCACCGCCGCCGAACAGCTGCGCTCCGACGCCTGCGTGGTGCATCGTGGCCAGTTGCAGGGCACCGGGGAGTACGTCGCCTCGGAGCTTCCGGGGGGGACCTTTGCGGTGGTGGTGCATCGTGGGCCCTACGAGACCCTGTATAAAACCTACCTGCGCCTGATCGGCCACTGGCTCCCCTCCAGCGGCTACGAACCCGTCGCCGAGCCGCTCATCGAGCGCTACCTCAACCACCCCGCCCACACCCCCCCCGAAGACCTTTTGACCGAGGTCTGGGCGCGCCTCCAACCCGCCTCCGCGCACCTTTAAGCCCCC is a genomic window containing:
- a CDS encoding AraC family transcriptional regulator, giving the protein MTSEFTTPQRIPGLRHTTTEDYLTRMANLQAYITAHLDDDLAPDTLAGVAAMSKHHFHRVFRGMFGESVAEHLRRLRLERAAIQVRRSERPLLRIAVDAGYGSHEAFTRAFKSHFDLTPSQLREALPPHYDRRLSSELRPTLPEAPLDVELRERPATPVIMLRHWGPYLEIGPAFNRLLAWALERGLDPEAIELCGAYHDDPEITAAEQLRSDACVVHRGQLQGTGEYVASELPGGTFAVVVHRGPYETLYKTYLRLIGHWLPSSGYEPVAEPLIERYLNHPAHTPPEDLLTEVWARLQPASAHL